One genomic segment of Odocoileus virginianus isolate 20LAN1187 ecotype Illinois unplaced genomic scaffold, Ovbor_1.2 Unplaced_Scaffold_4, whole genome shotgun sequence includes these proteins:
- the EIF1AX gene encoding eukaryotic translation initiation factor 1A, X-chromosomal, whose translation MPKNKGKGGKNRRRGKNENESEKRELVFKEDGQEYAQVIKMLGNGRLEAMCFDGVKRLCHIRGKLRKKVWINTSDIILVGLRDYQDNKADVILKYNADEARSLKAYGELPEHAKINETDTFGPGDDDEIQFDDIGDDDEDIDDI comes from the exons ATGCCTAAGAATAAAG GTAAAGGAGGTAAAAACAGACGCAGAGGCAAGAATGAGAATGAATCTGAAAAGAGAGAGCTGGTGTTCAAAGAAGATGGACAAG AGTATGCCCAAGTAATCAAAATGTTGGGAAATGGACGATTGGAAGCGATGTGCTTCGATGGTGTTAAGAGATTGTGTCACATCAGAGGGAAGCTGAGAAAGAAG GTCTGGATTAATACCTCAGACATTATATTGGTTGGTCTACGGGACTACCag GATAATAAAGCTGATGTGATTCTAAAATACAATGCAGatgaggctagaagtctgaaggCGTATGGCGAGCTTCCAGAACATG ctaaaatcaatgaaactgataCATTCGGTCCTGGAGATGATGACGAAATCCAGTTTGATGACATCGGAGATGATGATGAAGACATTGATGAT atctAA